The following proteins come from a genomic window of Pararhodobacter sp.:
- a CDS encoding SDR family NAD(P)-dependent oxidoreductase codes for MSLQGQTWWLVGASEGLGRALAALMTAQGAHVIVSARDSVRLSDLAQSLPNARAVPMDVTDTDSVRTAADVVGPVDGLVYLAGAYWPMRAQDYDGDKVVTMLDVNLLGAARVLDGVLPQMVARGQGHIVLTGSLAGFRGLPGAVGYGASKAGLMHLAESLHADLRGSGVRVQQINPGFIRTRLTEKNDFSMPFILSAEEAAARMLAIMQSGRFAGSFPTLFSYVFRIGRFLPGWLYDRLFARTR; via the coding sequence ATGAGTCTTCAGGGTCAAACCTGGTGGCTGGTCGGCGCCTCCGAGGGGTTGGGGCGTGCCTTGGCCGCGTTGATGACCGCGCAAGGGGCGCACGTGATTGTGTCGGCCCGCGATTCGGTGCGCCTGTCCGACCTTGCGCAAAGCCTGCCGAATGCGCGCGCCGTGCCGATGGATGTGACCGACACCGACAGCGTGCGCACCGCTGCTGACGTGGTCGGCCCGGTCGATGGACTGGTGTACCTTGCCGGGGCCTATTGGCCGATGCGCGCGCAAGACTATGACGGCGACAAGGTGGTGACGATGCTCGACGTGAACCTGTTGGGCGCGGCGCGGGTGCTTGACGGTGTGCTGCCACAGATGGTGGCGCGCGGGCAGGGCCATATCGTGCTGACCGGATCGCTGGCGGGCTTTCGCGGCTTGCCGGGTGCGGTGGGCTATGGCGCGTCAAAGGCCGGATTGATGCATCTGGCGGAATCGCTGCACGCCGATCTGCGCGGGTCCGGTGTGCGCGTGCAGCAGATCAACCCCGGCTTCATCCGCACACGCCTGACCGAAAAGAACGATTTCTCGATGCCGTTTATCCTCAGCGCCGAGGAGGCCGCCGCGCGAATGCTGGCGATCATGCAGTCAGGCCGGTTCGCGGGCTCGTTTCCAACGCTGTTTTCCTATGTGTTTCGCATCGGGCGGTTTTTGCCGGGGTGGCTGTATGATCGGCTGTTCGCACGCACCCGCTAA
- the hmgA gene encoding homogentisate 1,2-dioxygenase, protein MSDPTLPQGMICAPSIGGVNQGYMPGFGNDFETEALPDALPQGQNSPQKCNYGLYAEQLSGTAFTAPRGQNERTWCYRIRPSVKHTSRFTKIDMPYWKSAPNVLPDVISLGQYRWDPVPLPAKGEAYTWITGMRTVTTAGDVNTQVGMASHIYLVTASMQDEYFYSADSELLVVPQEGRLRFCTEMGIIDLEPKEIAILPRGLVYRVEVLEGPCRGFVCENYGQKFDLPGRGPIGANCMANPRDFKTPVAAFEDREVESRVVIKWCGQFHETTIGHSPLDVVAWHGNYCPVKYDLRTYSPVGAILFDHPDPSIFTVLTAPSGQEGTANIDFVLFRERWMVAEHTFRPPWYHKNLMSEMMGNIYGQYDAKPQGFAPGGLSLHNCMLPHGPDRDAFEGASNGDLKPHLLDNTMSFMFETRFPQHLTKFAALEAPIQDNYLDCWTTLEKKFDGTPGIKP, encoded by the coding sequence ATGTCCGACCCAACCCTGCCCCAAGGCATGATCTGTGCCCCCAGCATTGGCGGCGTGAACCAAGGTTATATGCCCGGTTTCGGCAATGATTTCGAGACCGAGGCCCTGCCCGATGCCTTGCCACAGGGTCAGAACAGCCCGCAAAAGTGCAATTATGGCCTCTACGCCGAGCAGCTCTCCGGCACCGCCTTTACCGCACCGCGCGGCCAGAACGAGCGCACCTGGTGCTATCGCATCCGGCCCTCGGTCAAGCACACCTCGCGCTTCACCAAGATCGACATGCCGTATTGGAAATCCGCGCCAAACGTCCTGCCGGATGTGATCAGCCTTGGCCAATACCGCTGGGACCCGGTGCCGCTGCCGGCAAAGGGCGAGGCGTACACCTGGATCACCGGCATGCGCACCGTCACCACGGCGGGCGACGTGAACACACAGGTCGGCATGGCCAGCCATATCTATCTGGTCACCGCCTCGATGCAGGATGAATATTTCTACTCGGCGGACAGCGAATTGCTGGTTGTCCCGCAAGAGGGCCGCCTGCGGTTCTGCACCGAGATGGGGATCATTGACCTTGAGCCAAAGGAAATCGCCATTCTGCCGCGTGGTCTGGTCTACCGCGTCGAGGTGCTCGAGGGGCCGTGCCGTGGCTTTGTCTGCGAGAATTACGGCCAGAAATTCGACTTGCCCGGCCGCGGGCCGATCGGTGCGAACTGCATGGCCAACCCGCGCGATTTCAAAACCCCGGTCGCGGCGTTCGAGGATCGCGAGGTGGAAAGCCGCGTGGTCATCAAATGGTGCGGCCAGTTCCATGAAACCACCATCGGCCATTCGCCGCTGGATGTGGTGGCCTGGCACGGCAATTATTGCCCGGTGAAATACGACCTGCGCACCTATTCGCCGGTCGGCGCAATCCTGTTCGACCACCCGGACCCGTCGATCTTTACCGTGCTGACCGCGCCCTCGGGGCAGGAAGGCACCGCGAATATCGACTTTGTGCTGTTCCGCGAACGGTGGATGGTCGCGGAACATACGTTCCGCCCTCCGTGGTATCACAAGAACCTGATGTCCGAGATGATGGGCAATATCTATGGCCAGTATGACGCGAAACCACAAGGTTTTGCGCCCGGTGGCTTGAGCCTGCACAATTGCATGTTGCCGCATGGGCCGGATCGGGATGCGTTCGAGGGGGCCTCGAATGGTGATCTGAAGCCGCATCTGTTGGACAATACCATGTCCTTCATGTTCGAAACGCGATTCCCGCAGCATCTGACCAAGTTCGCGGCCCTTGAGGCTCCGATCCAGGATAACTATCTTGACTGCTGGACCACGCTGGAAAAGAAATTTGACGGCACACCCGGCATCAAGCCCTAG
- a CDS encoding NAD(P)/FAD-dependent oxidoreductase — translation MPFESATIPPQRIAVIGGGISGMAAAWLLSPSRHVTLIEAEPRLGGHARTIMAGKRGDQPVDTGFIVFNRVNYPNLVGMFEALDVPTAPSTMSFGASFDDGACEYNLETLDTLFATRRNIADPRFLRMVRDILKFNAQAESAATDPTMSIGQLMDRMNMGRWFRERYITPFSGAIWSTPKAQIMEFPAQAMVQFFRNHALLSPNGQHQWHTVKGGSVEYVRRLTRDLTARGVDIRTNTPVAGVRRLSLGVEVRTKGGDWEHFDEVIFATHSDDTLAMLADPSPQERTALSAVQYQDNHAVLHADPSVMPKRRKCWASWTYTEHSAQDRERISLSYWMNSLQPIPQEDLMIVTLNGSRPIRDDLTYDEKTFRHPVYDLAALNAQTVIKGMNGTNNTWFCGAWMRNGFHEDGFASAVDVVTALTANPVQAAA, via the coding sequence ATGCCATTTGAATCTGCCACCATCCCGCCCCAGCGCATCGCCGTCATCGGCGGCGGCATTTCCGGCATGGCGGCGGCTTGGCTGCTGTCTCCGTCGCGGCACGTCACCTTGATCGAGGCCGAACCCCGCCTTGGCGGTCACGCCCGCACCATCATGGCCGGCAAGCGTGGCGATCAGCCGGTGGATACCGGGTTCATCGTGTTCAACCGCGTGAACTACCCCAATCTTGTCGGCATGTTCGAGGCGCTCGATGTGCCCACCGCACCCTCAACCATGAGCTTTGGTGCGTCCTTCGATGATGGCGCGTGCGAGTATAATCTGGAAACCCTCGACACCCTGTTCGCAACGCGCCGCAACATTGCCGACCCGCGGTTTCTGCGCATGGTTCGCGATATCCTGAAATTCAACGCGCAGGCCGAGAGCGCGGCAACCGACCCCACGATGAGCATCGGGCAGTTGATGGACCGGATGAACATGGGCCGCTGGTTCCGTGAACGCTATATCACGCCGTTTTCCGGTGCGATCTGGTCCACGCCCAAAGCGCAGATCATGGAGTTCCCGGCACAAGCCATGGTGCAATTCTTTCGCAACCACGCGCTGCTCAGCCCGAATGGCCAGCACCAGTGGCACACCGTCAAGGGCGGCTCGGTCGAATACGTCCGGCGGCTGACACGGGATCTGACCGCGCGCGGCGTCGATATCCGCACCAACACCCCGGTGGCAGGCGTACGGCGCTTGTCGTTGGGCGTCGAGGTCCGCACCAAAGGCGGCGACTGGGAGCATTTCGACGAGGTGATCTTTGCCACGCATTCCGACGATACGCTGGCGATGCTGGCCGACCCCAGCCCGCAGGAACGCACGGCGCTTTCGGCGGTGCAGTATCAGGACAATCACGCGGTGCTGCACGCCGATCCCTCGGTCATGCCCAAGCGCCGCAAATGCTGGGCCAGTTGGACCTATACCGAGCACTCGGCGCAGGATCGCGAACGCATCAGCCTGAGCTACTGGATGAACTCGCTGCAACCGATCCCGCAAGAGGATCTGATGATCGTCACGCTGAACGGCTCGCGCCCCATTCGCGATGATCTGACCTATGACGAGAAAACCTTTCGGCATCCGGTGTATGATCTGGCGGCACTGAATGCGCAAACGGTGATCAAGGGCATGAATGGCACGAACAACACCTGGTTCTGCGGCGCGTGGATGCGCAACGGCTTTCACGAAGACGGCTTTGCCAGCGCGGTGGATGTCGTCACCGCGCTGACCGCAAACCCCGTACAGGCCGCGGCATGA
- a CDS encoding sigma-70 family RNA polymerase sigma factor: MQAIADRQDEAAFAALFAHFAPRIKGFLMKSGATAAVAEDCAQDVMATVWRKAGMFDPSRANVSTWIFTIARNRRIDLLRRDRRPEPEDLPWGPEPERDQADALVLQEETDKLGEALATLPHEQRALIEQAYFGDLSHSEIAQITGLPLGTIKSRIRLAITKLRQAMT; the protein is encoded by the coding sequence ATGCAGGCGATTGCCGATCGGCAGGACGAAGCCGCATTCGCCGCATTGTTCGCGCATTTTGCGCCGCGCATCAAAGGCTTCCTGATGAAATCCGGCGCGACGGCGGCGGTGGCCGAGGATTGCGCGCAGGACGTCATGGCGACGGTCTGGCGCAAGGCGGGGATGTTCGATCCAAGCCGGGCCAATGTCTCGACGTGGATTTTCACCATCGCGCGCAACCGGCGCATCGACCTGTTGCGCCGCGACCGGCGGCCCGAGCCCGAGGATCTGCCCTGGGGCCCGGAACCCGAGCGCGATCAGGCGGATGCGCTGGTCCTGCAAGAGGAAACCGACAAGCTGGGCGAGGCTTTGGCCACCCTGCCACATGAACAAAGGGCGTTGATCGAACAGGCCTATTTCGGCGATCTCAGCCATTCCGAGATTGCCCAGATCACCGGCTTGCCGCTTGGCACGATCAAATCCCGCATTCGGCTGGCGATCACGAAACTTCGCCAGGCCATGACCTGA
- a CDS encoding ChrR family anti-sigma-E factor: MIQHHLTDSLLMAYSAGQLPEAHNLAVATHISLCDECRARMESFDAVGGAMMDHCDRETLAENSLSATMARIRNAAPVQHTAPTKRGIFPAPLQDYVGGDLEAVRWRSIGGGVKQAILPTSKGASARLLRIPGGTAVPDHSHGGLELTLVLQGAFADEGGRFTRGDIEIANEDVTHTPTAEPGPDCICLAVTDAPLRFSSLIPRLLQPFVKI, encoded by the coding sequence ATGATACAGCATCATCTGACCGATTCATTGCTGATGGCCTATTCCGCCGGGCAATTGCCCGAGGCGCATAATCTGGCCGTCGCCACGCATATTTCGCTGTGTGACGAGTGCCGCGCACGGATGGAAAGCTTTGATGCCGTTGGCGGCGCGATGATGGACCATTGCGACAGGGAGACTCTGGCCGAGAACAGCCTGAGTGCCACGATGGCCCGGATTCGCAATGCCGCGCCGGTGCAGCACACAGCCCCCACCAAACGCGGGATTTTTCCGGCGCCGTTGCAGGATTACGTCGGCGGCGATCTGGAGGCCGTGCGTTGGCGCTCCATCGGCGGCGGCGTGAAACAGGCGATCCTGCCGACCTCCAAAGGGGCCTCGGCCCGCCTGTTGCGCATTCCCGGCGGAACGGCGGTGCCCGACCACAGCCACGGCGGGTTGGAGCTGACCCTGGTGCTGCAAGGGGCTTTTGCCGATGAAGGCGGGCGGTTTACGCGCGGCGATATCGAGATTGCCAACGAGGACGTGACCCACACGCCAACCGCAGAACCCGGCCCGGATTGCATTTGTCTGGCCGTGACGGACGCGCCGTTGCGGTTCAGCAGCCTGATCCCGCGGCTGCTTCAGCCGTTCGTGAAAATCTAG
- a CDS encoding MarR family winged helix-turn-helix transcriptional regulator, translating to MPDPDSFDLNAFLPYRLNAAASRISRAFAERYRKDFGISIPEWRVLVHLFHAGDVSVRDIEARVDMEKSKVSRAATRLEASGLISKAVNDTDRRLLVLRLTSEGNALVARLIPVAMQFQAEMLTQLGPLAEGLEAGLSVLLDPQE from the coding sequence ATGCCAGACCCCGACAGTTTCGATCTGAACGCCTTTTTGCCCTATCGCCTGAATGCGGCCGCCAGCCGGATCAGCCGCGCCTTTGCCGAGCGCTATCGCAAGGACTTCGGCATCAGCATCCCCGAATGGCGCGTGTTGGTGCATCTGTTCCACGCGGGCGATGTGTCGGTGCGTGACATCGAGGCGCGCGTGGACATGGAGAAATCCAAGGTCAGCCGCGCCGCAACGCGGTTGGAGGCCTCGGGGCTGATCAGCAAGGCGGTGAACGACACCGACCGCCGCTTGCTGGTGCTGCGCCTGACCTCCGAGGGCAACGCGTTGGTCGCCCGGTTGATCCCGGTGGCCATGCAGTTCCAGGCCGAAATGCTGACGCAACTCGGCCCTCTGGCCGAGGGTCTGGAGGCGGGGTTGAGCGTGCTGCTGGACCCGCAGGAATGA
- a CDS encoding DUF3775 domain-containing protein yields MTPEISTRKVVHIIFQARNPSRKNEARQFIDALNDDEKAHLVAVAWVGRGAFEPEDYAEALATAYSEATTPTADYLMGMPHLSENLEAGLEALDIDVSDAEEDFYDR; encoded by the coding sequence ATGACGCCTGAAATCAGCACCCGCAAAGTGGTTCACATCATCTTTCAAGCGCGCAACCCCTCGCGCAAGAATGAGGCACGGCAATTCATTGACGCGCTGAACGATGATGAAAAGGCGCATCTGGTGGCCGTTGCCTGGGTCGGGCGCGGGGCGTTTGAACCCGAGGATTATGCCGAGGCGCTGGCAACCGCATATTCCGAAGCGACGACTCCGACGGCGGACTACCTGATGGGGATGCCGCACCTGTCTGAAAATCTGGAGGCAGGGCTGGAAGCGTTGGATATCGACGTCTCTGACGCCGAAGAAGATTTCTACGACCGATAG
- the fahA gene encoding fumarylacetoacetase: protein MTLIRSWVETANDPDCPFPLNNLPYGVFSTAGTKPRCGVAIGDQVLDVTALERAGLLHLGDTPLLDRAAWNPLMAAGPVVWNRLRTILFGHLAEGAGTRDQIEAHLHPLSAATLHLPFNVTEYTDFYAGRQHAENMGSIMRGSPDLPANWLHIPIGYNGRASSVVVSGTPIHRPLGQTKSPDADAPTLGPTKRLDIELEMGAIVGTSSPFGAPITTETADAMIFGYVLLNDWSARDIQGWEYQPLGPFQGKAFGTSISPWIVTAAALEPFRTSVPERVKPLLPYLTESKPGLYDISLQVLMQPEGAKTATVVSETNYSRMYYSAAQQLTHHALGGCGMRTGDLLGSGTISGPNKSEYGSLMEMSWAGREPFTLDTGETRSFIEDGDTLTLRGAAKGSGYTIGFGDCTGKILPAKRNPFVG, encoded by the coding sequence ATGACTCTCATCCGTTCCTGGGTCGAAACCGCCAACGACCCTGATTGCCCATTTCCCCTGAACAATTTGCCCTATGGCGTCTTTTCGACCGCTGGCACCAAACCGCGCTGTGGCGTTGCCATTGGCGATCAGGTGCTGGATGTCACCGCGCTCGAACGTGCGGGCTTGCTGCACCTTGGGGATACCCCCTTGCTGGATCGCGCGGCGTGGAATCCTCTCATGGCGGCGGGCCCTGTGGTCTGGAACCGCCTCCGCACGATCCTGTTTGGCCACCTTGCCGAAGGCGCGGGCACCCGCGATCAGATCGAGGCGCATTTGCACCCGCTGAGTGCGGCGACGCTGCATCTGCCGTTCAACGTGACCGAATACACCGATTTCTATGCCGGTCGCCAGCACGCCGAGAACATGGGCAGCATCATGCGCGGCAGTCCTGATCTGCCCGCCAACTGGCTGCATATCCCGATTGGCTACAACGGGCGGGCCTCGTCGGTTGTGGTGTCGGGCACGCCGATTCACCGCCCGCTGGGTCAGACCAAGTCCCCGGATGCGGATGCGCCGACACTTGGCCCGACAAAACGCCTGGATATCGAGCTCGAGATGGGTGCCATCGTCGGCACCAGCAGCCCGTTCGGCGCGCCGATCACGACCGAAACCGCCGACGCGATGATCTTTGGCTATGTGTTGCTGAATGATTGGTCCGCGCGCGATATTCAGGGCTGGGAGTATCAGCCGCTTGGGCCGTTCCAGGGCAAAGCCTTTGGCACTTCCATTTCCCCTTGGATCGTCACCGCCGCTGCTTTGGAGCCGTTCCGCACATCGGTGCCCGAACGCGTCAAGCCCTTGTTGCCTTACCTGACGGAATCTAAGCCGGGTCTGTACGACATTTCCTTGCAGGTCCTGATGCAGCCTGAAGGGGCGAAAACGGCCACCGTGGTGAGCGAAACGAACTACAGCCGGATGTATTACTCCGCCGCGCAGCAGTTGACCCATCATGCGCTGGGCGGATGCGGGATGCGCACGGGTGACCTGTTGGGGTCCGGCACGATTTCGGGGCCGAACAAATCGGAATACGGCTCGCTGATGGAAATGAGCTGGGCTGGCCGCGAGCCCTTCACGCTGGACACAGGCGAGACCCGCAGCTTCATCGAGGACGGCGACACCCTGACGCTGCGCGGTGCCGCCAAGGGGTCCGGGTATACCATCGGGTTTGGCGATTGCACGGGCAAGATCCTGCCCGCCAAGCGCAATCCCTTCGTGGGCTGA
- a CDS encoding GAF domain-containing protein, whose protein sequence is MKRVPDYATLAQTIRALTEGETDVVALMATVACEVHHFDDRFDWTGFYRVTGPDMLKIGPYQGGHGCLVIPFSRGVCGAAARTRQVQLVPDVDAFPGHIACASSTRSELVLPVINAGGELLGVFDIDSNQPDAFTEADAVALAAILTETFAGA, encoded by the coding sequence ATGAAGCGCGTGCCGGACTATGCAACCCTTGCCCAAACGATCCGCGCCCTGACCGAAGGCGAGACGGATGTCGTGGCGCTGATGGCCACCGTCGCCTGCGAAGTGCATCACTTTGACGACCGCTTTGACTGGACCGGGTTCTACCGCGTGACGGGGCCGGACATGCTCAAGATCGGTCCCTATCAGGGCGGCCACGGCTGCCTTGTGATCCCGTTCTCGCGCGGTGTCTGCGGGGCTGCCGCTCGCACGCGGCAGGTACAACTGGTGCCCGATGTCGACGCATTTCCCGGGCATATCGCCTGCGCCTCCAGCACGCGGTCGGAATTGGTGTTGCCGGTGATCAATGCCGGGGGCGAATTGCTGGGGGTGTTCGACATCGACAGCAACCAGCCCGACGCCTTTACCGAAGCCGACGCGGTGGCCTTGGCGGCGATCCTGACCGAAACCTTTGCCGGAGCATGA
- a CDS encoding DUF3833 domain-containing protein, whose product MFDAVLFFVMFLVAVGLVSRFTGFMAQKPRDYAQSEPAMDIRKHLSGPMLCEGVIYGPTGRVTSRFVADMQGRWDGNRGVLDEAFRYAGGNAQDRQWRLTLGNDGAITAEADDLIGQGRGQQEGASLRLTYRIRLPKHAGGWVLDVTDWMYLMENGTVINRSQFRKFGVKVAELVATMRPVHA is encoded by the coding sequence ATGTTTGATGCCGTCCTCTTTTTTGTCATGTTCCTTGTCGCGGTCGGTCTGGTCTCGCGGTTTACTGGCTTCATGGCGCAAAAACCCCGCGACTATGCCCAATCAGAACCGGCAATGGATATCCGCAAACATCTGAGCGGGCCGATGCTGTGTGAAGGGGTGATCTATGGCCCGACAGGCCGTGTCACCTCGCGGTTTGTCGCCGATATGCAGGGCCGCTGGGACGGCAATCGCGGTGTGTTGGATGAGGCGTTTCGCTATGCCGGAGGCAACGCCCAAGACCGGCAATGGCGGCTGACGCTGGGCAATGACGGCGCGATCACCGCCGAGGCCGATGATCTGATCGGTCAGGGTCGCGGCCAGCAAGAGGGGGCCAGCCTGCGCCTGACCTATCGCATTCGCCTGCCCAAGCACGCGGGCGGCTGGGTACTGGATGTCACCGACTGGATGTATCTGATGGAGAACGGCACGGTCATCAACCGCAGCCAGTTCCGCAAATTCGGCGTCAAGGTCGCCGAGTTGGTCGCCACCATGCGCCCGGTGCACGCATGA
- a CDS encoding PilZ domain-containing protein: MWKLTTVMLVCVLTVAATAANARVDKICAGVEDLTLIHSGSRAAHSVADPAGMIETLGVLSSGLSANLVIFSTPDLVRINRVLSRTARDLRRAAATPQQDTALGAMSFSALSVILEDLSMVGEVFGCVPSLHSAASTEALTSVRRPGSVSRTWSRIVEHVSSVQVYLVICAALSLLVSLAVLFKRFRRKNIRHLCSIPLHVIYGEQCTVTRTIDISRGGLRFEAAEGKPVEMGWVSLHFAGLTADAKIIWENKFYAGAAFRKALSHEELERVLSTNFATLEESGIEKTSTSCFFAGCHLTCDKHLATAISLKATKVRRPMP, translated from the coding sequence TTGTGGAAACTGACCACTGTGATGCTGGTCTGTGTGTTGACCGTCGCGGCAACGGCGGCCAACGCGCGGGTCGATAAAATCTGCGCAGGTGTTGAGGATCTGACACTGATTCACAGCGGCTCGCGCGCGGCGCACTCTGTGGCCGATCCGGCGGGCATGATCGAAACGCTTGGCGTGCTCTCGTCGGGACTCAGCGCAAACCTGGTCATTTTTTCGACCCCGGACCTGGTCCGTATCAATCGCGTCCTTTCCAGAACGGCGCGGGACTTGCGCCGCGCCGCAGCGACTCCGCAACAAGACACCGCGCTGGGTGCGATGTCGTTTTCGGCGCTGTCGGTGATCCTTGAGGATCTGTCCATGGTTGGCGAAGTCTTTGGCTGCGTGCCATCACTGCACAGCGCCGCCTCGACAGAGGCCTTGACCTCGGTGCGCCGCCCCGGCTCCGTCAGCAGAACCTGGTCGCGGATCGTTGAGCATGTCTCCTCGGTACAGGTCTACCTCGTCATATGCGCGGCCTTGTCGCTGCTCGTATCTCTGGCCGTTTTGTTCAAACGGTTCAGGCGCAAAAACATCCGGCATCTGTGCAGCATTCCGCTGCATGTCATCTACGGCGAACAATGCACGGTAACCCGGACCATCGACATCAGCCGCGGTGGTCTGCGGTTTGAGGCCGCGGAAGGAAAGCCTGTTGAGATGGGGTGGGTCAGCCTTCATTTCGCGGGCCTGACGGCAGACGCCAAGATCATCTGGGAAAACAAGTTCTACGCTGGCGCGGCGTTTCGGAAGGCCCTGAGCCACGAGGAGCTTGAACGCGTCCTGAGTACGAATTTTGCCACGCTTGAAGAGTCCGGCATCGAGAAAACCTCAACCTCGTGTTTTTTCGCCGGGTGCCACCTGACCTGTGACAAACACCTGGCGACGGCGATTTCGCTAAAAGCGACAAAGGTTCGTCGGCCCATGCCCTAG
- a CDS encoding DNA recombination protein RmuC codes for MTTQFDLTDPLILGGIAAAALAVVLLIILNATLKAARVVQPLTWQMNQLGQRVQALSDGQQHLSGGLHHVSEAQAKAQGQMIQMVEQRLAEVSDLMAQSLQGNAVRTARSLGDLHARLEAIDKAQANIEKLSGNVLSLQDILSNKQTRGAFGEIQLHDIVQRALPSDAYTMQATLSNGKRADCIVHLPKPPGAIAIDAKFPLEAYEALRKASNDAETTEARRLMRVALRHHIRAIAEKYIIQGETADGALMFLPSEAVYAELHANYPEIVREGFTARVWIVSPTTCMATLNTMRAVLKDARMREQAGAIRRELGELYKDIERLGVRVENLDRHFAQAAKDVSEIRISADKAGRRARRLDNFDFEELAGDPAPPVIPTQD; via the coding sequence ATGACAACGCAATTTGACCTGACCGACCCGCTGATCCTGGGCGGGATCGCCGCCGCCGCGCTGGCCGTGGTGCTGCTGATCATCCTGAACGCGACGCTGAAAGCCGCGCGTGTGGTGCAGCCGTTGACCTGGCAGATGAACCAGTTGGGCCAGCGGGTGCAGGCGCTGTCCGACGGGCAACAGCATCTGTCGGGCGGTTTGCATCATGTGTCCGAGGCGCAGGCCAAGGCGCAGGGCCAGATGATCCAGATGGTCGAACAACGGCTGGCCGAGGTCTCGGACCTGATGGCGCAGTCGCTGCAAGGCAATGCGGTGCGCACCGCGCGCAGCCTTGGCGATCTGCACGCGCGGCTAGAGGCCATCGACAAAGCGCAGGCGAATATCGAGAAACTGTCCGGTAACGTTCTGTCCTTGCAGGATATTCTGTCGAACAAACAGACCCGTGGCGCGTTTGGGGAAATCCAGTTGCATGACATCGTGCAGCGCGCGCTGCCCTCGGATGCGTATACGATGCAGGCGACGCTCTCGAACGGGAAACGCGCCGATTGCATCGTGCATCTGCCCAAACCACCCGGCGCGATTGCCATTGACGCGAAATTTCCGCTGGAGGCCTATGAAGCCCTGCGCAAGGCGTCAAACGACGCGGAAACCACCGAAGCGCGTCGCCTGATGCGCGTGGCTCTGCGCCATCATATCCGGGCAATCGCGGAGAAATACATCATCCAGGGTGAAACGGCGGATGGTGCGCTGATGTTCCTGCCGTCCGAGGCGGTCTATGCGGAACTGCATGCAAATTATCCCGAGATCGTGCGCGAGGGGTTCACGGCGCGGGTCTGGATCGTGTCGCCGACCACCTGCATGGCGACGCTGAACACCATGCGCGCGGTGCTGAAAGACGCGCGCATGCGCGAGCAAGCCGGTGCGATCCGCCGCGAGTTGGGCGAGCTTTACAAAGACATCGAACGGCTGGGCGTGCGGGTTGAAAACCTCGACCGGCACTTCGCGCAAGCCGCCAAGGATGTCTCGGAAATCCGTATTTCTGCCGACAAAGCCGGGCGGCGTGCGCGGCGGCTGGATAATTTCGACTTCGAGGAATTGGCCGGGGATCCCGCGCCGCCCGTCATTCCGACGCAGGATTAA
- a CDS encoding DUF1365 domain-containing protein, which produces MSTVDHIAGRTFHGRRGAQSNRFTYGVDYLLVDAEAPQSGPAIFSRNRRNLLSLHDTDHGGDPGAGRGAKWVREVLGHASAPEIGRIDLLAQPRVLGHVFNPVSFWLCHDPSGALICVIAEVSNTFGDRHSYLCHHEDFHAITAKDDLSARKIFHVSPFQPVEGDYGFRFDITPQKITIRIDYGHASGGLIATLVGPRKPATTRGLLGAMLRRPLGSRRVLTLIHWQALKLWWKGAGYRSRPEPPSQDVSH; this is translated from the coding sequence ATGAGCACCGTGGATCATATCGCCGGGCGCACCTTTCATGGCCGCCGAGGCGCGCAGAGCAACCGCTTCACCTATGGCGTGGACTATCTGCTGGTCGACGCCGAGGCCCCACAATCCGGCCCGGCGATCTTCTCGCGCAACCGCCGCAACCTGCTGTCCCTGCACGACACCGACCACGGCGGCGACCCCGGCGCAGGGCGCGGGGCGAAATGGGTGCGTGAGGTTCTGGGCCACGCCAGCGCCCCGGAAATCGGCCGTATTGACCTGCTCGCCCAACCCCGCGTGCTGGGCCATGTGTTCAATCCGGTCAGCTTCTGGCTGTGCCATGATCCATCCGGCGCGTTGATCTGCGTGATTGCCGAGGTCAGCAACACCTTTGGCGACCGTCATTCCTATTTGTGCCACCACGAGGATTTCCACGCGATCACCGCCAAGGATGACCTGAGCGCGCGCAAGATCTTTCACGTCTCGCCGTTTCAGCCGGTCGAGGGCGATTATGGCTTTCGCTTCGACATCACGCCGCAAAAGATCACCATCCGCATTGATTACGGCCACGCCAGCGGCGGGTTGATCGCCACTTTGGTCGGCCCGCGCAAACCGGCGACCACGCGCGGCTTGCTGGGTGCCATGCTGCGCCGCCCCTTGGGGTCGCGGCGCGTGCTGACGCTGATCCACTGGCAGGCGCTCAAGCTGTGGTGGAAGGGTGCGGGCTACCGCAGCCGCCCTGAACCGCCCTCGCAAGACGTCTCCCATTGA